GGGTGGTCCTCGTAGAGCCTGCGGGTCATCCAGGTGCGGACGTCCTCGGCCTCCGGGTCCCAGGTGGACAGCGGGAGCAGGAACGGCACCGGGCCGTCGCCGGGCCGGCTGAGCAGGCCGATGGTGAGCAGCATCGCCGTCGTGCTCTTGCCCGCGCCGGGTTCGCCGAGGAACACCACGCGCGGGTTGCGCTGGAACGCGCGCAGGACGCCGTCGCTGTGCCCCGGTTCGCCGTGGACGGCGCTCCAGTGCAGGTCGAGGATGGTGTCGTCGTGCAGGCCGCGGGCCCGGCACTCCTCGTTCCACTGGGCGTGCAGGGCGCGGGCGAGGGCGGTCGCGGCGGCGGTGAGGTTGTCGTCGGTGGCCAGCCCGGCGGCCTTGCGGCGGTGCAGCCACGGGTCCAGCGCGGCGAGCAGCGCCAGGAAGCCGAGGGCGAGGCCGGACAGCCACAGGGTGGGGTCGATGCCGTAGTCGGTGACGAAGAGGCCGGCCGCGGTGAGCACGGCGGCCAGCACGCACCCCGTGAGCACGGCCCGCTGGCGGAATCTGGACACCAACGCATCATGACTGACCGGTCACGTTTGGTGGTGACGCGGCCACCCCTGTGTCGTTGCGTACGCTCGGTGACGTGATCTGTCCGAAATGCCAGGACCTGATGCGGACCATCAGCCGGGGTTCCGTGCACATCGAGCAGTGCGAGAACTGCCACGGCGTCTTCCTCGACGGCGGCGAGCTGGAACAGATCATCGCCGCCGAGCGGGCGCACTACGCGCAGCCGTACCGCCCGGAGGGCGTGCCCCTGGCCACGCCGATGATGATCCCGCCGGCTCCACCGCCGATGGCGGCCCCGCCGATGACTCCGCCGCCAATGGCCGCACCGCCGACGGCCGCCCCGACGATGGCAGCTCCGACGATGGCAGTTCCGGTCGAAGGCTCGCGGCCGGTGGAAGGAGCGACGCCGGTCGAGGGTGCTGCGCCGGGCGGGGACGCTCTGCCGGGTGAGGGTGTTGTGCCGG
This genomic window from Saccharothrix sp. HUAS TT1 contains:
- a CDS encoding zf-TFIIB domain-containing protein; this translates as MICPKCQDLMRTISRGSVHIEQCENCHGVFLDGGELEQIIAAERAHYAQPYRPEGVPLATPMMIPPAPPPMAAPPMTPPPMAAPPTAAPTMAAPTMAVPVEGSRPVEGATPVEGAAPGGDALPGEGVVPGESASSGEAAASGEAAAPGESASSGEGAPRAGEPVPTGGDQPGPPPPYQPPPPYQPPPGAQAPPTHGAPPPYQPPPGTAPPPPAAYPPGYHNPHYPPRRRSFLEELLD